A section of the Sphingomonas ginsenosidivorax genome encodes:
- the otsB gene encoding trehalose-phosphatase, with product MPAERLSATPDRAPPLSLGETSLFFDFDGTLVDLAETPDAVVVEPALLTQLDALAARLPGRVAIISGRSIAQLDAMLGGHARLFAVAGSHGAERRTPDEGHVTPQAPQALERAAAELAAYAAANDLVFEAKSLGAALHYRTRPDREAEAVRFVEQVAETRKLTLQRGKMMVEVRSPGDKGAALTTLMAAPTMAGTTPLFFGDDVTDEDGFVAAAALGGDGVLIGAPRPTAATYRLGDVNALRDWIAAILET from the coding sequence ATGCCAGCCGAACGCCTGTCCGCGACGCCCGACCGTGCGCCGCCCCTTTCGCTCGGCGAGACCAGCCTGTTCTTCGACTTCGACGGGACGCTCGTCGATCTCGCCGAAACCCCCGATGCGGTGGTGGTCGAACCGGCGCTGCTGACGCAGCTCGACGCGCTTGCCGCGCGGTTGCCTGGACGCGTGGCGATCATCAGCGGACGGTCGATCGCGCAGCTCGATGCGATGCTCGGCGGGCATGCCCGGCTGTTCGCGGTCGCGGGCAGCCACGGCGCCGAGCGGCGGACGCCGGACGAGGGCCATGTCACGCCTCAAGCGCCACAGGCGCTGGAGCGCGCCGCCGCCGAGCTTGCCGCCTACGCCGCAGCGAACGACCTGGTATTCGAGGCCAAGAGTCTGGGCGCTGCGCTGCATTACCGCACCCGTCCCGACCGTGAGGCGGAAGCGGTCCGGTTCGTCGAACAGGTCGCGGAAACCCGGAAGCTGACGCTGCAGCGGGGGAAAATGATGGTCGAGGTCCGCAGCCCCGGCGACAAGGGCGCGGCATTGACGACGCTGATGGCCGCGCCGACGATGGCGGGCACCACGCCGTTGTTCTTCGGCGACGACGTCACCGACGAGGACGGCTTCGTCGCGGCGGCCGCCTTGGGCGGCGACGGCGTCCTGATCGGCGCGCCGCGGCCTACCGCCGCCACCTACCGCCTCGGCGATGTGAACGCGCTTCGCGACTGGATCGCCGCGATATTGGAGACATGA
- a CDS encoding XdhC family protein, translating to MAENDSVIAAAKAWKGEPMAIATVVSTWGSAPRPKGSHMLVHADGRFEGSVSGGCVESDILATAADVIAGAPFSVRSYGVADAAAWEVGLPCGGEIAVMVQPVSAEGFDPELFDRIAAARDAGDALTVSTDLASGHSDARPLETGQAFVNRYDPPRRLLIVGAVQIAQSLAQLATTLGIETVVIDPRARFLTEERFPSVTLDDRWPDEAIAAYRPGPSTAVVTLSHDIKIDDPALIAALGSDAAYVGALGSRKSHAARRERLATAGLSPEQIERIDAPVGIDIGAIGPSEIALSVAAAMIGAFHDRG from the coding sequence ATGGCTGAAAACGATAGCGTGATTGCCGCCGCGAAGGCGTGGAAGGGCGAACCGATGGCGATCGCCACGGTCGTCTCGACCTGGGGCTCCGCACCCCGCCCCAAGGGCAGTCACATGCTGGTCCACGCCGACGGCCGGTTCGAGGGGTCGGTGTCGGGCGGCTGCGTCGAAAGCGACATCCTCGCCACCGCCGCCGACGTCATTGCCGGCGCGCCCTTCTCGGTGCGCAGCTACGGCGTCGCCGACGCGGCCGCGTGGGAGGTCGGCCTGCCCTGCGGCGGCGAGATCGCGGTGATGGTGCAGCCGGTCTCGGCCGAGGGCTTCGACCCCGAACTGTTCGACCGCATCGCCGCCGCGCGCGATGCCGGCGACGCGCTCACCGTCTCGACCGACCTCGCCTCGGGCCATTCCGACGCCCGGCCGCTCGAGACCGGCCAGGCGTTCGTCAACCGCTACGACCCGCCACGCCGCCTGCTCATCGTCGGCGCGGTGCAGATCGCGCAGTCGCTGGCACAGCTCGCGACGACGCTGGGGATCGAGACGGTGGTGATCGACCCCCGCGCGCGCTTCCTTACCGAGGAGCGCTTCCCCAGCGTCACGCTTGACGACCGCTGGCCCGACGAGGCGATCGCCGCCTATCGCCCGGGCCCGTCGACCGCGGTCGTGACGCTCAGCCACGACATCAAGATCGACGATCCGGCCCTCATCGCCGCACTCGGCAGCGATGCCGCCTATGTCGGCGCGCTCGGCTCGCGCAAGAGCCACGCGGCGCGGCGCGAACGCCTTGCCACCGCGGGCCTGTCGCCCGAGCAGATCGAGCGGATCGACGCGCCGGTCGGGATCGACATCGGCGCGATCGGGCCGTCCGAGATCGCGCTGTCCGTCGCCGCCGCGATGATCGGAGCGTTCCATGATCGCGGCTGA
- a CDS encoding ABC transporter permease, whose protein sequence is MFFTTLSLALRSIRRHLLRSFLTILGIVIGVGAVVTMVTLGEATTAAVQKSISALGTNILQVRPGQGFGRGGGGPRPPDFKPEDVTAIANQIAGVTAVAPQASATATAIYEGANWSTTINGTTNAIFQVQPWPLANGRYWTPAEESAGNAVCVIGNTVSKNLFPSGDPVGRRFRIGPISCDIIGVLTTRGQAGFGGDQDDTVVMPIKAVQRRFTGNRDIRLMLVGVDERFSTATVQASITDLLRERRTITGGKPDDFNIFDTKQISDTLTGTTTLLTGIVAAVAGISLVVGGIGIMNIMLVSVTERTREIGIRLAIGAVAREVLLQFLVEAIALSCLGGLIGLIIAQAAIAIISPLIKVEWMFDLQINVFAFAISAVIGVVFGYFPARRAAAMNPIDALRHE, encoded by the coding sequence ATGTTCTTCACCACACTCTCGCTCGCGCTGCGCTCGATCCGCCGGCACCTGCTGCGGTCGTTCCTGACCATCCTCGGCATCGTCATCGGCGTCGGTGCGGTCGTGACGATGGTGACGCTCGGCGAAGCCACCACCGCGGCGGTGCAGAAATCGATCTCGGCGCTCGGTACCAACATTCTGCAGGTCCGCCCCGGCCAGGGCTTCGGCCGTGGCGGCGGCGGCCCGCGTCCGCCCGACTTCAAGCCCGAGGACGTCACCGCGATCGCCAACCAGATCGCCGGCGTCACCGCGGTCGCACCGCAGGCGAGCGCCACCGCCACCGCGATCTACGAGGGCGCCAACTGGTCGACGACGATCAACGGCACCACCAACGCGATCTTCCAGGTCCAGCCCTGGCCGCTGGCAAACGGGCGCTACTGGACCCCGGCCGAGGAAAGCGCCGGCAACGCGGTCTGCGTCATCGGCAACACGGTATCGAAGAACCTCTTCCCGAGCGGCGATCCGGTCGGCCGGCGCTTCCGCATCGGCCCGATCAGCTGCGACATCATCGGCGTGCTGACCACCCGCGGCCAGGCCGGGTTCGGCGGCGACCAAGACGATACCGTCGTCATGCCGATCAAGGCGGTGCAGCGCCGCTTCACCGGCAACCGCGACATCCGGCTCATGCTGGTCGGCGTCGACGAGCGCTTCTCGACCGCGACGGTGCAGGCGTCGATCACCGACCTGCTGCGCGAACGCCGCACGATCACCGGCGGCAAGCCCGACGATTTCAACATCTTCGACACCAAGCAGATTTCGGACACGCTGACCGGCACGACGACGCTGCTGACCGGCATCGTCGCCGCGGTCGCGGGGATCAGCCTGGTCGTCGGCGGGATCGGGATCATGAACATCATGCTGGTGTCGGTGACCGAGCGCACACGCGAGATCGGCATCCGCCTCGCGATCGGCGCGGTCGCGCGCGAGGTGCTGCTGCAGTTCCTGGTCGAGGCGATCGCGCTATCGTGCCTGGGCGGGCTGATCGGGCTGATCATCGCGCAGGCGGCGATCGCGATCATCTCGCCGCTGATCAAGGTCGAATGGATGTTCGACCTGCAGATCAACGTGTTCGCGTTCGCGATCTCGGCGGTGATCGGCGTCGTGTTCGGCTATTTCCCCGCGCGGCGCGCCGCGGCGATGAACCCTATCGACGCCTTACGGCACGAGTGA
- a CDS encoding nucleotidyltransferase family protein, protein MIAAEDVVLVLLAAGKSERFGIPNKLEADFLGKPIGFHVVTALEGMPFKDRLVVTDGCQLDFASRGYTVVHNDDPDAGMSRSVKLGVRHAQQAGAAAVLIALADMPRLTTAHIYRLLDAADSDDAVVASSDGEKPSPPVVFGRAQFNFLLTLDGDAGARELVKAGRHVVTSPAELIDIDTPEDLAALQALVHDPSTAITRAVRRR, encoded by the coding sequence ATGATCGCGGCTGAAGACGTCGTCCTCGTCTTGCTCGCAGCGGGCAAGTCGGAGCGGTTCGGCATCCCGAACAAGCTGGAGGCGGATTTCCTCGGCAAGCCGATCGGCTTCCACGTCGTCACGGCGCTTGAGGGCATGCCGTTCAAGGACCGGCTGGTCGTCACCGATGGCTGCCAGCTCGATTTCGCGTCGCGCGGCTATACCGTGGTCCATAACGACGATCCCGATGCCGGCATGTCGCGGTCGGTGAAGCTGGGCGTACGGCATGCTCAGCAGGCAGGCGCGGCGGCGGTACTGATCGCGCTGGCCGACATGCCGCGGCTGACGACCGCACATATCTACCGGCTGCTCGACGCCGCCGACAGCGACGACGCGGTGGTGGCGTCGAGCGATGGCGAGAAGCCCTCGCCCCCCGTGGTCTTCGGCCGCGCGCAGTTCAACTTCCTGCTGACGCTCGACGGCGATGCCGGCGCACGCGAGCTGGTCAAGGCCGGGCGCCACGTCGTCACCTCGCCCGCCGAGCTGATAGACATCGACACGCCCGAGGATCTGGCCGCGCTGCAGGCGCTGGTCCACGATCCGTCGACGGCGATCACTCGTGCCGTAAGGCGTCGATAG
- a CDS encoding ABC transporter ATP-binding protein, producing MFQALKGVDLDIAAGDFVAVMGPSGSGKSTTMNILGCLDVPTDGTFLFRGHHVETLDRDQRALLRRRYLGFVFQGFNLLSRTSALENVELPLVYRGDDKRARREAAMASLDTVGLADWWDHTPAELSGGQQQRVAIARALVTSPDVLLADEPTGNLDSERSVEIMELLTRLNADKGITVLMVTHEPDMAAFARTVIHFKDGLVERIESQHHQGERVES from the coding sequence ATGTTCCAGGCGCTGAAGGGCGTCGACCTCGACATCGCGGCGGGTGATTTCGTCGCGGTGATGGGGCCATCGGGGTCGGGCAAGTCGACGACGATGAACATCCTCGGCTGTCTCGACGTGCCGACCGACGGGACCTTCCTGTTCCGCGGCCACCATGTCGAGACGCTCGACCGCGATCAGCGCGCGCTGCTGCGCCGCCGCTATCTCGGCTTCGTGTTCCAGGGCTTCAACCTGCTCAGCCGCACCAGCGCGCTCGAGAATGTCGAGCTGCCGCTGGTCTATCGCGGCGACGACAAGCGCGCGCGTCGCGAGGCCGCGATGGCGAGCCTCGACACCGTCGGCCTCGCGGACTGGTGGGACCATACCCCCGCCGAACTGTCGGGCGGGCAACAGCAGCGCGTCGCGATCGCGCGCGCGCTGGTGACGAGCCCTGACGTGCTGCTCGCCGACGAGCCGACCGGCAACCTCGACAGCGAACGCTCGGTCGAGATCATGGAATTGCTGACCAGGCTGAACGCGGACAAGGGGATCACCGTCCTGATGGTCACGCACGAACCCGACATGGCGGCGTTCGCGCGGACCGTGATCCACTTCAAGGACGGGCTGGTGGAACGGATCGAGAGCCAGCACCATCAGGGCGAGAGGGTGGAGTCGTGA
- a CDS encoding efflux transporter outer membrane subunit → MVRIRVLLLLSAALAGCTVGPDYRPKAASELGVPDAYSVTSATTAADLTRWWQRFDDPVLGQLVEQAAAANLDIAQSVARLRQAREALNQSRASLLPTLSGSAGYQRNENLRGGGRAFTLPDGTVVDTGGGGGANSFSLGLSASYQVGIFGEVRRTVEASNADYAASGYDYATVLLTVESEVARNYVLARLYQAQLENARASLAIQDDNLEIAGFRVQAGLVSSLDAEQARAQRAQTAATVPNLEQQYNAAVSRLGVLTAQAPGALKPLIAPVKPIPRGPATVDTGIPADTLRQRPDIRASERALAAATARIGVAKAQLYPALAITGNINTNATSLGNIGDAITGGLFAGLTQAIFNGGRLRSQVRASEAAADGAFAAYRGTVLTALEDVENAVVALRSAQERERQFAIALDAANNSAILSRSQYRTGLTDFTTLNQQEIALLSARNGASQARSDAASALIALYIALGGGWDATRVPDLSTTSNTLGTR, encoded by the coding sequence ATGGTCCGTATCCGCGTCCTTCTCCTGCTGTCCGCAGCGCTCGCGGGCTGCACCGTCGGCCCCGATTACCGTCCCAAGGCGGCGTCCGAGCTCGGCGTCCCCGATGCCTATTCGGTCACGTCGGCGACGACGGCCGCCGACCTGACGCGGTGGTGGCAGCGGTTCGACGACCCCGTGCTCGGGCAGCTCGTCGAGCAGGCCGCGGCCGCCAATCTCGACATCGCACAGAGCGTCGCCCGTCTCCGCCAGGCACGCGAGGCGCTGAACCAGAGCCGCGCCAGCCTGTTGCCGACGCTCAGCGGCTCGGCCGGCTACCAGCGCAATGAGAATCTCCGCGGCGGCGGACGCGCGTTCACGCTGCCCGACGGCACCGTCGTCGACACCGGCGGCGGGGGCGGCGCCAACAGCTTCTCGCTGGGGCTCAGCGCCAGCTACCAGGTCGGCATCTTCGGCGAAGTCCGCCGCACCGTCGAGGCAAGCAACGCCGATTACGCGGCGTCCGGCTACGACTATGCCACCGTCCTGCTTACGGTCGAGAGCGAGGTCGCACGCAACTACGTCCTCGCCCGGCTGTACCAGGCGCAGTTGGAGAACGCCCGCGCGTCGCTTGCCATCCAGGACGACAATCTCGAAATCGCCGGGTTCCGCGTCCAGGCCGGGCTGGTCTCGAGCCTCGACGCCGAACAGGCCCGCGCGCAGCGTGCACAGACCGCGGCGACTGTCCCCAACCTCGAACAGCAGTACAACGCCGCGGTCTCGCGCCTCGGCGTGCTGACCGCGCAGGCGCCGGGTGCGCTGAAACCGCTGATCGCGCCGGTCAAGCCGATCCCGCGCGGCCCCGCCACGGTCGACACCGGCATCCCCGCCGATACGCTGCGCCAGCGCCCCGACATCCGCGCCTCCGAACGCGCGCTCGCCGCCGCCACCGCGCGGATCGGCGTCGCCAAGGCGCAGCTCTATCCTGCGCTCGCGATCACCGGGAACATCAACACCAACGCCACCTCGCTCGGCAATATCGGCGACGCGATCACTGGCGGGCTGTTCGCCGGGCTGACCCAGGCGATTTTCAACGGCGGCCGGCTGCGCAGCCAGGTCCGCGCCAGCGAAGCCGCCGCCGACGGTGCATTCGCGGCGTATCGTGGCACCGTGCTGACCGCGCTGGAGGATGTCGAGAACGCCGTCGTCGCTTTGCGATCGGCGCAGGAGCGCGAGCGCCAGTTTGCGATCGCGCTCGATGCCGCGAACAATTCGGCGATCCTCTCGCGCAGCCAGTATCGCACCGGCCTCACCGATTTCACGACGCTCAACCAGCAGGAAATCGCGCTGCTCTCGGCGCGCAACGGCGCCAGCCAGGCGCGCTCCGACGCCGCCAGCGCGCTGATCGCGCTCTATATCGCGCTCGGCGGCGGCTGGGACGCGACGCGCGTGCCCGATCTCTCCACGACATCAAATACCCTGGGAACCCGGTGA
- a CDS encoding efflux RND transporter periplasmic adaptor subunit, which produces MADQHLDDFLGVKPQAPWKRYIKWVAIAVGVVLLCLLLARCFGAKPQTEYTVTPATRGNLTVTVSATGKLAPTNQVTVGSQLSGLVTKVVADVNDRVVAGQPLALIDPEQLDDQIRQGNAQLAANQAQVNQARATVSESQAQLARLEEVSRLSGGRVPSKTELQTGRATYQRAVAAMKVAEANVAASRAVLAQSQTQRARAIIRSPVTGVVLARQIDPGQTVASSFNTPTLFVIAEDLTKMKLEVAIDEADVGEVKIGQKANFTVDAFPGQTFPATISRVDLGSNLTVSSATSSSTTTATTTTGQVVSYAADLTVANPSLTLRPGMTATADIVTSDRRGVLLVPNAALRFKPTATDGDASGGIAGSLTFRPRRGGGGAERTATLARGAQQTLYVKGADGTPQAVQVTTGDSNGTMTEVLSGLQPGAQVITGQLATGGENKKSSGRRGGGGANKGGGGGQ; this is translated from the coding sequence ATGGCCGACCAACATCTCGACGATTTCCTCGGCGTGAAGCCGCAGGCGCCGTGGAAACGCTACATCAAATGGGTCGCGATCGCGGTCGGCGTCGTGTTGCTGTGCCTGCTGCTCGCGCGCTGCTTCGGGGCCAAGCCGCAGACCGAATACACCGTCACGCCCGCCACGCGCGGCAACCTGACCGTCACCGTGTCGGCGACCGGCAAGCTGGCCCCGACCAACCAGGTCACGGTCGGCTCGCAGCTGTCGGGGCTGGTCACGAAGGTGGTCGCCGACGTCAACGACCGCGTCGTCGCCGGCCAGCCGCTCGCGCTGATCGATCCCGAACAGCTCGACGACCAGATCCGGCAGGGCAATGCGCAGCTCGCCGCCAACCAGGCGCAGGTCAACCAGGCGCGCGCCACCGTCTCCGAAAGCCAGGCGCAGCTCGCGCGGCTCGAGGAAGTCTCGCGGCTGTCGGGAGGGCGCGTGCCGTCCAAGACCGAATTGCAGACCGGGCGCGCCACCTATCAGCGCGCCGTCGCCGCGATGAAGGTCGCCGAGGCCAACGTCGCCGCCAGCCGCGCCGTCCTCGCGCAGAGCCAGACGCAGCGCGCGCGTGCGATCATCCGCTCGCCCGTCACCGGCGTCGTGCTCGCGCGCCAGATCGACCCCGGCCAGACCGTCGCCTCGTCGTTCAACACGCCGACGCTGTTCGTGATCGCCGAGGACCTGACCAAGATGAAGCTCGAGGTCGCGATCGACGAGGCGGACGTCGGCGAGGTCAAGATCGGCCAGAAGGCGAACTTCACCGTCGACGCCTTCCCCGGCCAGACCTTCCCCGCGACGATCAGCCGCGTCGACCTGGGGTCGAACCTGACGGTGAGCTCGGCGACCTCGTCGAGCACCACGACGGCGACCACGACCACCGGGCAGGTGGTGTCCTATGCCGCCGACCTGACCGTCGCGAACCCGTCGCTGACGCTGCGCCCGGGCATGACCGCGACCGCCGACATCGTGACGTCGGACAGGCGCGGCGTGCTGCTCGTCCCCAACGCCGCGCTGCGGTTCAAGCCGACGGCCACCGACGGCGACGCGAGCGGCGGCATCGCCGGCTCGCTGACCTTCCGTCCGCGGCGCGGCGGCGGCGGGGCCGAGCGTACCGCGACGCTGGCGCGCGGCGCGCAGCAAACGCTGTACGTCAAGGGCGCCGACGGCACGCCGCAGGCGGTGCAGGTCACGACGGGCGACAGCAACGGCACCATGACCGAGGTGCTGTCCGGCCTCCAGCCCGGCGCGCAGGTCATCACCGGCCAGCTTGCTACCGGTGGCGAGAACAAGAAGAGCAGCGGTCGCCGCGGCGGTGGCGGCGCGAACAAGGGTGGGGGCGGTGGCCAGTAA
- a CDS encoding glycoside hydrolase family 15 protein: MAADMNLWPIGNCQVSALIDSRGTFVWGCVPRVDGDPAFCSLLGGAEEPETGFWSIELENVQTITQSYIRNTPILVTRHEDATGNAIEVTDFAPRFVREGRTYRPTSFARIVRPVSGSPRIRIRLRVATDWGAPANNTHGSNHIRYLMTHQTLRLSTDAPVGHITGENWFRLERPLHLFLGPDESFTGVLSEAVTAMLARTTDEWRHWVRGLATPLEWQDVVIRAAITLKLCQHEETGAIVAALTTSIPEHEGSERNWDYRYCWIRDAYYTVQALNRLGALDVLEGYLEYLRNIVDAAKGGHIQPLYGVGGEATLVERIETTLPGYRGMGPVRVGNQAYEQIQHDAYGQIVLSDVQAFFDERLFRMSGPEDFASLELVGERAWEMYDKPDAGLWELRTKAHVHTYSAAMCWAACDRLGNAADALGLEDRRVFWCERATIMRKRIEDASWREDTQRISATFGGDDLDASLIQLLDLRFLAPDDPRFQSTLAAVEHGLRRGSYMLRYATEDDFGLPHTAFNVCTFWLIEALHVTGRSADARALFDEMVARRTPAGLLSEDIDPTTGELWGNYPQTYSLVGLINCAVLLSKPWSAVR; encoded by the coding sequence ATGGCAGCCGACATGAACCTGTGGCCGATCGGCAATTGCCAGGTCTCCGCGCTGATCGACAGCCGCGGCACTTTCGTCTGGGGCTGCGTGCCGCGCGTCGACGGCGATCCCGCCTTCTGTTCGCTGCTGGGTGGCGCCGAGGAGCCCGAGACCGGGTTCTGGTCGATCGAGCTCGAGAACGTCCAGACCATCACGCAGTCGTACATCCGCAACACGCCGATCCTGGTGACGCGCCACGAGGACGCGACCGGCAACGCGATCGAGGTGACCGACTTCGCCCCGCGCTTCGTGCGGGAGGGGCGGACCTATCGCCCGACCAGCTTCGCGCGGATCGTGCGGCCGGTGTCGGGATCGCCGCGGATCCGCATCCGGCTGCGCGTCGCGACCGACTGGGGAGCGCCGGCGAACAACACGCATGGCTCGAACCATATCCGCTATCTGATGACGCACCAGACGCTGCGGCTGTCGACCGACGCGCCGGTCGGGCACATCACGGGCGAGAACTGGTTCCGGCTCGAACGCCCGCTGCACCTGTTCCTCGGCCCCGACGAGAGCTTCACCGGGGTGCTGAGCGAGGCGGTGACGGCGATGCTCGCGCGCACTACCGACGAATGGCGGCACTGGGTGCGCGGGCTGGCGACTCCGCTCGAATGGCAGGACGTGGTCATCCGCGCGGCGATCACGCTGAAGCTGTGCCAGCATGAGGAGACCGGCGCGATCGTTGCCGCGCTGACCACCTCGATCCCCGAGCATGAGGGGTCGGAGCGCAACTGGGACTATCGCTACTGCTGGATCCGCGATGCCTATTACACGGTGCAGGCGCTCAACCGGCTGGGCGCGCTCGACGTGCTCGAGGGGTATCTCGAATATCTGCGCAACATCGTCGATGCAGCGAAGGGCGGGCACATCCAGCCGCTCTACGGCGTCGGCGGCGAGGCGACGCTGGTCGAGCGGATCGAGACCACCCTGCCCGGCTATCGCGGCATGGGCCCGGTCCGCGTCGGCAACCAGGCCTATGAGCAGATCCAGCACGATGCCTATGGCCAGATCGTGCTGTCCGACGTCCAGGCGTTCTTCGACGAGCGGCTGTTCCGGATGTCGGGGCCAGAGGATTTCGCCAGCCTCGAACTGGTCGGCGAGCGTGCCTGGGAAATGTACGACAAGCCCGACGCCGGCTTGTGGGAACTGCGCACCAAGGCGCACGTCCACACCTATTCCGCGGCGATGTGCTGGGCGGCGTGCGATCGGCTCGGCAACGCCGCCGACGCATTGGGCCTCGAGGACCGCCGCGTGTTCTGGTGCGAGCGCGCGACGATCATGCGCAAGCGGATCGAGGACGCGTCGTGGCGCGAGGACACCCAGCGGATCTCGGCGACGTTCGGCGGCGACGATCTCGACGCCAGCCTGATCCAGCTGCTCGACCTGCGCTTCCTGGCCCCCGACGATCCCCGCTTCCAGTCGACGCTGGCGGCGGTCGAACACGGCCTGCGACGCGGATCCTACATGCTGCGCTACGCGACCGAGGACGATTTCGGCCTGCCGCATACCGCGTTCAACGTCTGCACCTTCTGGCTGATCGAGGCGCTGCACGTCACCGGCCGTTCGGCCGATGCGCGCGCGCTGTTCGACGAGATGGTGGCGCGGCGGACGCCCGCCGGGCTGCTATCGGAGGACATCGACCCCACCACCGGCGAGCTTTGGGGCAATTATCCGCAGACCTATTCGCTGGTCGGGCTGATCAACTGCGCGGTCCTGCTGAGCAAGCCCTGGAGTGCCGTACGATGA